In a single window of the Streptomyces sp. NBC_00094 genome:
- a CDS encoding NarK/NasA family nitrate transporter encodes MGGGRWIEQWEPEDETFWREKGERIARRNLIFSVLSEHIGFSVWSLWSVMVLFMGPQYGVDPAGKFFLIATATFVGALIRIPYTFAVARFGGRNWTIFSALLLLLPAGVAFAVMEPGTSYTTFVLVAALTGVGGGNFASSMTNINAFFPLRKKGWALGLNAGGGNIGVPVVQLVGLLVIGTAGAMHPRIVLGVYLPLIVVAAVCAALFMDNLAPVKNDTGAAKEAVRARHTWIMAFLYIGTFGSFIGYSFAFGLVLQTQFGRTPLQAASLTFIGPLLGSLIRPVGGSLADRHGGARITLWTFVAMAASTGVVIYASVAESLAVFLVGFIGLFVLSGLGNGSTYKMIPAIFLAQGHRKGLAGEAAEAYGRRLSGASMGLIGAVGALGGLGINLAFRQSFQTAGTGTGAFVGFLAFYAACIVVTWAVYLRRSAAVPETAEGVTEAVADVAPRSGYAQV; translated from the coding sequence ATGGGCGGCGGCCGGTGGATCGAACAGTGGGAACCGGAGGACGAGACCTTCTGGCGTGAGAAGGGGGAGCGGATCGCGCGGCGGAACCTGATCTTCTCCGTGCTCTCCGAGCACATCGGCTTCTCGGTCTGGAGCCTGTGGTCGGTCATGGTGCTCTTCATGGGGCCGCAGTACGGCGTCGACCCGGCCGGCAAGTTCTTCCTGATCGCGACCGCCACCTTCGTCGGCGCGCTGATCCGGATCCCGTACACCTTCGCCGTGGCCCGCTTCGGCGGACGCAACTGGACGATCTTCAGCGCCCTGTTGCTCCTGCTGCCCGCCGGCGTCGCCTTCGCGGTGATGGAGCCCGGCACCTCGTACACGACGTTCGTCCTGGTGGCGGCGCTGACCGGCGTCGGTGGCGGTAACTTCGCCTCCTCCATGACCAACATCAACGCCTTCTTCCCGCTGCGGAAGAAGGGCTGGGCGCTCGGGCTCAACGCGGGCGGCGGCAACATCGGCGTGCCCGTCGTGCAGCTGGTGGGCCTGCTCGTGATCGGCACCGCCGGGGCCATGCACCCGAGGATCGTGCTCGGCGTCTACCTGCCCCTGATCGTCGTCGCCGCGGTGTGCGCCGCGCTCTTCATGGACAACCTCGCCCCGGTCAAGAACGACACCGGCGCCGCGAAGGAGGCCGTGCGGGCCCGGCACACCTGGATCATGGCCTTCCTCTACATCGGCACCTTCGGCTCGTTCATCGGCTACAGCTTCGCGTTCGGGCTCGTGCTCCAGACCCAGTTCGGGCGCACCCCGCTCCAGGCCGCCTCGCTCACCTTCATCGGGCCGCTCCTCGGTTCCCTCATCAGGCCCGTCGGCGGCTCCCTCGCCGACCGGCACGGCGGCGCCCGCATCACCCTGTGGACCTTCGTCGCGATGGCCGCCTCGACCGGTGTGGTGATCTACGCCTCCGTGGCCGAGTCCCTCGCCGTCTTCCTCGTGGGCTTCATCGGGCTCTTCGTCCTCAGCGGACTCGGCAACGGCTCCACGTACAAGATGATCCCGGCGATCTTCCTCGCCCAGGGGCACCGCAAGGGCCTCGCGGGGGAGGCGGCCGAGGCCTACGGGCGGCGGCTCTCCGGGGCCTCCATGGGCCTCATCGGCGCGGTCGGGGCGCTCGGCGGACTCGGCATCAACCTCGCCTTCCGCCAGTCCTTCCAGACCGCCGGCACCGGAACCGGGGCCTTCGTGGGCTTCCTGGCCTTCTACGCGGCCTGCATCGTCGTCACCTGGGCGGTATACCTTCGGCGGTCGGCGGCCGTGCCCGAGACCGCCGAGGGGGTCACGGAGGCGGTCGCGGACGTGGCGCCCCGGTCCGGATACGCGCAGGTGTGA
- a CDS encoding GNAT family N-acetyltransferase: MRAATVPFRIRLADPADPGDASALAAALLRNRAHMKPWEPYRPERYYTAEAQAERLADGGVRWFAVEGETVIGSATLSGIVLGPFRSGSLGYWVDREHTGRGLATALVEEACRTAREELGMHRIEACTVLDHHVSQRVLAKSGFARIGTAPRYLHIDGEWRDHHLFQRLLHDDPPPGFPGSVPSNGDRA, translated from the coding sequence ATGCGTGCAGCCACCGTCCCCTTCCGGATCCGCCTCGCCGACCCCGCCGACCCCGGCGACGCGTCCGCGCTCGCCGCCGCCCTGCTGCGGAACCGGGCGCACATGAAGCCCTGGGAGCCGTACCGCCCCGAGCGGTACTACACCGCCGAGGCACAGGCCGAGCGGCTCGCGGACGGCGGCGTGCGGTGGTTCGCCGTCGAGGGGGAGACCGTGATCGGCTCCGCGACCCTCTCCGGGATCGTCCTCGGGCCCTTCCGCAGCGGCTCCCTCGGCTACTGGGTCGACCGGGAACACACCGGGCGCGGCCTGGCCACCGCGCTCGTCGAGGAGGCCTGCCGGACGGCCCGCGAGGAGCTGGGGATGCACCGGATCGAGGCCTGCACCGTCCTCGACCACCATGTCTCCCAACGGGTCCTCGCCAAGAGCGGGTTCGCCCGTATCGGCACCGCGCCCCGTTACCTCCACATCGACGGGGAATGGCGGGACCACCACCTCTTCCAGCGGCTCCTCCACGACGACCCGCCACCCGGATTCCCGGGTTCGGTCCCCTCGAACGGTGATCGCGCCTGA
- a CDS encoding uroporphyrinogen-III synthase — MDEQEHGPLAGFTVGVTAARRADELIALLRRRGAAVVHGPALRIVQLADDTELLAATKDLIAHAPDVVVATTAIGFRGWVEAADGWGYGEELLAVLREVELLARGPKVKGAVRAAGLTESWSPSSESMAEVLDRLLAEGVAGRRIALQLHGEPLPGFVEALTAGGAEVVVVPVYRWMPPEDTGPLDRLLDAVLAGSLDAVTFTSAPAAASLLSRAEEKGVRAELVAALRSRVLAVCVGPVTALPLQAEGVDTYQPERFRLGPLVQLLGKELPARSQVLPVAGHRVEVRGHAVLVDGALRPVPPAGMALLGLLARRPGWVVSRADLLRALPGAGRDEHAVETAMARLRTALGTPKLIQTVVKRGYRLALDPAADDKYDTL, encoded by the coding sequence ATGGACGAGCAAGAACACGGCCCCCTCGCCGGCTTCACGGTCGGTGTCACCGCGGCGCGGCGCGCGGACGAACTCATCGCGCTGCTGCGCCGGCGCGGCGCGGCCGTCGTCCACGGACCGGCCCTGCGGATCGTGCAGCTCGCGGACGACACCGAACTCCTCGCCGCGACGAAGGACCTCATCGCCCACGCCCCGGACGTCGTCGTCGCCACCACGGCGATCGGCTTCCGGGGGTGGGTCGAGGCCGCCGACGGCTGGGGGTACGGGGAGGAACTCCTCGCCGTCCTGCGGGAGGTCGAGCTCCTCGCCCGGGGCCCGAAGGTCAAGGGGGCCGTCCGGGCCGCCGGGCTCACCGAGTCCTGGTCGCCCTCCTCGGAGTCCATGGCCGAGGTCCTCGACCGGCTCCTCGCCGAGGGCGTGGCCGGCCGGCGGATCGCGCTCCAGCTGCACGGGGAGCCGCTGCCGGGCTTCGTGGAGGCCCTCACGGCCGGCGGCGCCGAGGTCGTCGTCGTCCCGGTCTACCGCTGGATGCCCCCGGAGGACACCGGCCCGCTGGACCGGCTCCTCGACGCGGTCCTCGCGGGCAGCCTGGACGCGGTGACCTTCACCAGCGCCCCGGCCGCCGCCTCGCTGCTCTCCCGGGCGGAGGAGAAGGGTGTACGGGCGGAACTCGTCGCCGCGCTGAGGAGCCGGGTCCTCGCGGTGTGCGTGGGGCCCGTGACGGCGCTCCCGCTCCAGGCGGAGGGCGTCGACACGTACCAGCCCGAGCGGTTCAGGCTCGGCCCGCTCGTCCAGCTGCTCGGCAAGGAGCTCCCGGCCCGTTCCCAGGTCCTGCCGGTCGCCGGTCACCGGGTGGAGGTCCGCGGACACGCGGTCCTCGTCGACGGCGCCCTGCGCCCGGTCCCGCCCGCCGGGATGGCCCTCCTGGGGCTCCTCGCCCGCCGCCCCGGCTGGGTGGTCTCCCGGGCGGACCTGCTGCGGGCACTGCCCGGCGCGGGGCGGGACGAGCACGCGGTGGAGACGGCGATGGCCCGCCTCAGGACGGCGCTCGGCACCCCGAAGCTGATCCAGACGGTCGTCAAGCGCGGCTACCGGCTGGCCTTGGACCCGGCCGCAGACGACAAGTACGACACTCTTTAG
- a CDS encoding LysR family transcriptional regulator translates to MATSYDIDPRLLRAFAAVAEELHFTRAAARLYVAQQALSRDIRRLEGELGVELFVRTTRQVALTPDGERLLPYARRVLAAHDELTDAFRAEPRPLLVDLNTPGLAHERVLRRARELAPEQELMARYESGLTGAAREILAGRLDTSFGRYGGLAAGLRARLGCQFVRYERMAVILPEDHELAALPEVPLARLAGERIYAGAGNDRTPEWTDLAVRLFAGRGLELAAPAPLAIGHEEFRRIMAKHRNPVLAVVDFPPMPGCVLRPLVDPVPLSPVSLVWRKGLRHPGLDALRTAAAEIGAQEGWLNRPPGSWLPEGEPGIPGDQ, encoded by the coding sequence GTGGCCACCTCGTACGACATCGACCCCCGCCTCCTGCGCGCCTTCGCCGCCGTCGCCGAGGAGCTGCACTTCACCCGTGCCGCCGCTCGCCTCTACGTCGCCCAGCAGGCGCTCAGCCGGGACATCCGGCGCCTGGAAGGGGAGTTGGGCGTCGAGCTCTTCGTGCGGACCACCCGGCAGGTCGCCCTCACTCCCGACGGCGAACGCCTTCTCCCGTACGCGCGAAGGGTGTTGGCCGCCCACGACGAGCTGACCGATGCCTTCCGCGCCGAGCCCCGGCCCCTGCTCGTCGACCTCAACACCCCCGGCCTCGCCCATGAGCGCGTCCTGCGCCGGGCCCGTGAACTCGCCCCGGAGCAGGAGCTGATGGCCCGCTACGAGAGCGGACTCACGGGCGCCGCGCGGGAGATCCTCGCCGGACGGCTCGACACCTCCTTCGGGCGGTACGGAGGGCTGGCCGCCGGGCTCCGGGCGCGGCTGGGCTGCCAGTTCGTGCGGTACGAGCGGATGGCCGTGATCCTCCCCGAGGACCACGAGCTCGCCGCCCTGCCCGAGGTGCCGCTCGCCCGGCTGGCAGGGGAGCGGATCTACGCGGGCGCGGGGAACGACCGCACGCCGGAGTGGACCGACCTCGCCGTGCGGCTCTTCGCGGGGCGCGGGCTCGAGCTCGCCGCGCCCGCGCCGCTCGCGATCGGCCACGAGGAGTTCCGGCGGATCATGGCCAAGCACCGCAACCCGGTCCTCGCCGTCGTCGATTTCCCGCCGATGCCGGGCTGCGTGCTGCGGCCGCTCGTCGACCCCGTACCCCTGTCTCCCGTGAGCCTGGTGTGGCGCAAGGGCCTGCGTCACCCCGGCCTGGACGCCCTGCGGACCGCCGCCGCGGAGATCGGCGCCCAGGAGGGCTGGCTGAACCGCCCGCCGGGCTCCTGGCTGCCGGAGGGCGAGCCGGGGATACCGGGTGACCAGTGA
- a CDS encoding MFS transporter yields MPQPDLTLTPAGPALAPRYRDRRTAAADEPAATRGPVLGRGTATTRKPVLGRGPGRRATASDGHSLGHDRDRDRDLPKVSPRNPYLRLFALPGTRAFTVGNLIARLPSGMFGVSALIMIAGRYDSYALAGSVTATGLTAGALAAPWIARLVDRHGQARVAVPATLYAVLGHLVLILCVHQKAPVWALFLTVAVSATAPNTGGMSRARWAHLLRGDPDALHTANAFEQAADELCFMLGPMLAVLLCSALFPEAGTLVAVVLFLGGILFFAAQRATEPPVSPRTAAGSPLRNRGMVPLLAVFLATGAVFGSMEVVALAYVDGPAAGPVLALQAAGSCAAGLLYGRARRTARLRSCLAAMAVLMTMPLLAATTGSLLALAGGLLVAGMATAPTMVTGMGLVQRLTPVSQLNEGMTLAVTALLAGIAAGSATGGWSADHAPFAAFGFLVPAAAAALALALCAVTGVGHRAPARNEQA; encoded by the coding sequence ATGCCGCAACCGGACCTCACCCTCACCCCGGCCGGCCCGGCCCTCGCCCCTCGCTACCGCGACCGGCGAACCGCCGCGGCCGACGAACCCGCCGCGACTCGTGGACCCGTCCTGGGCCGCGGAACCGCCACGACGCGCAAGCCCGTCCTGGGCCGCGGCCCCGGGCGCCGGGCCACCGCGTCCGACGGCCACAGCCTCGGCCACGACCGTGACCGCGACCGCGACCTGCCGAAGGTCTCGCCCCGCAACCCCTACCTCCGCCTCTTCGCCCTCCCCGGCACCCGCGCCTTCACCGTCGGCAATCTGATCGCCCGGCTGCCCAGCGGCATGTTCGGCGTGAGTGCCCTGATCATGATCGCGGGCCGGTACGACTCCTACGCCCTGGCCGGTTCCGTCACCGCCACCGGCCTCACCGCGGGGGCGCTGGCCGCCCCCTGGATCGCCCGGCTCGTCGACCGGCACGGCCAGGCGCGCGTCGCCGTACCCGCCACGCTGTACGCGGTCCTCGGCCATCTCGTCCTGATCCTCTGCGTCCACCAGAAGGCACCCGTCTGGGCGCTCTTCCTCACGGTCGCCGTCAGCGCCACCGCCCCGAACACGGGCGGCATGTCCCGGGCCCGCTGGGCGCACCTCCTCCGGGGCGATCCGGACGCCCTGCACACCGCCAACGCCTTCGAGCAGGCCGCCGACGAGCTGTGCTTCATGCTCGGCCCGATGCTCGCCGTCCTCCTCTGCTCGGCGCTCTTCCCGGAGGCGGGGACGCTCGTCGCCGTCGTCCTCTTCCTCGGCGGCATCCTGTTCTTCGCCGCCCAGCGCGCCACCGAACCGCCGGTCTCCCCCCGCACCGCCGCCGGCTCCCCGCTGCGGAACCGGGGCATGGTGCCGCTGCTCGCGGTCTTCCTCGCCACCGGTGCGGTCTTCGGCTCGATGGAGGTGGTGGCGCTGGCGTACGTGGACGGCCCCGCCGCCGGCCCCGTCCTCGCCCTCCAGGCCGCCGGCTCCTGCGCGGCGGGGCTGCTCTACGGCCGCGCCCGCCGCACCGCACGGCTCCGTAGCTGCCTGGCCGCGATGGCCGTCCTGATGACGATGCCGCTGCTCGCCGCCACGACCGGCTCCCTGCTCGCCCTCGCGGGCGGCCTGCTCGTGGCCGGCATGGCGACGGCCCCGACGATGGTCACGGGCATGGGCCTGGTCCAGCGCCTGACGCCCGTGTCGCAGCTCAACGAGGGCATGACGCTCGCGGTGACCGCGCTGCTCGCCGGCATCGCCGCGGGCTCCGCCACCGGCGGCTGGTCCGCCGACCACGCCCCCTTCGCCGCCTTCGGCTTCCTCGTCCCGGCCGCGGCCGCGGCCCTGGCCCTGGCGCTGTGCGCGGTGACCGGGGTGGGCCACCGCGCACCGGCCCGGAACGAACAGGCCTGA
- a CDS encoding DUF6247 family protein, which produces MSAQHAEPAYPTAPRLKTVGDIRAALRQGRGFPGDAESFEADLARALDASTPTDLHRVADVLNEYAGSIAAYSDPEFDAAVEEGLDLISEIKKRGPLS; this is translated from the coding sequence ATGAGCGCTCAGCACGCCGAACCCGCCTACCCCACGGCACCCCGCCTGAAAACGGTCGGCGACATACGTGCCGCGTTGCGTCAGGGACGCGGTTTTCCGGGCGACGCGGAGAGCTTTGAAGCCGACCTGGCCCGGGCTCTGGACGCCTCCACGCCCACTGACCTCCACCGTGTCGCCGACGTACTCAACGAGTACGCGGGGAGCATCGCTGCCTACTCGGACCCCGAGTTCGACGCAGCGGTAGAGGAAGGGCTCGACCTGATCTCGGAGATCAAGAAGAGGGGCCCGCTGTCTTGA